The following DNA comes from Thunnus thynnus chromosome 3, fThuThy2.1, whole genome shotgun sequence.
ATAGGAAGTCATAGGTAGATAGATAGGGAAAATATGACTTaggaaatgttttgatgttaCTTTCTTCAACTGTATCACCATTTCCTTTATTTGTGTGGTAGTGACTGTGATATAATACAAACATAGTTGTCTTGAAGCTGCTTAATCACATTTCCTACTCATTTTTGCTACAAACTTTTAGAGCTGCAAAAATTAGGTGACTGAGAGAAAATTAATCTTCAACAATTTTGATCATCAAATACTCTTTTGTCATACTTCAAGCAAATATACCAAACACCTGATGTttcaaacttctcaaatgtgagcagttgttgcttttcttggtcttaacTTGTTGTAATCtagatatattttttgttttggactGTCGATCAGACAAATCAAGATTTTTcaagatgtcactttgggctctgTGAAATTGTGATGAGCAAGAAATGTCTTATCTCACTTGATAAAAAGAGAGTAATGAAGAAAACCaccgttagttgcagctctacaaaccTTACTGTTGAGACAACTGAACCTGTCCTATCACTGTAactattaaaagaaaaataatgtatGACATGTTAGTCACATATAAATGAGAGTGAGTCATGTGTCAGATGATAACTTACCTTCTCGAGTCTGCGCATTGGTGATCTGCAGGTCGCAGTCTGTGGCCTTGAGGCGCTCCCGGCCCATAATCTGCCTTTTAAGCTCACTGAGGGTGATATGCAGCCCATCGAAAGTTACTGTGTTGTAGTCCAGTTTGGAAGAAAACTTATAGTGAACACACGACATTTTTACAGGTCTAAGCACTTAAGTCAATCAAGcacaagaaggaaaaaaaacacaggcctggtatgataacaaaataaaacagcgTCAACACTGAACACAGGAGGCTAAATCTGGTGACTTTAATGAGTAAACCCTCTTTATATTTCGTTGAAAACACTGTGGACAAAGAAAGGACTAAGATAGGGAAGGGTTCAGCTCGCAGATGACGACAGAGTCCTTGTTTTTGCCAAAGAAAAATATCGAGGTGAGAGGCCAGAGCGCCATTGATCGGCGCTGTGTGCCTCGTCAGTTCTTTAAAGTCCAATAAATCACAACAGGATGCCACCAAATCCAAGACAGTCCATGCAGCACCGTGTAAATCTGTCACATGGATGTAAATGAGGACAGGTCCGTCGTAAATTGTCCTTGGCGGAAAGCCCGGGCGGCCGCGCTGCAAGCCGCTAATGTCGCTAGCAGCGGGCCTGGGATTTCCTGAACATCAGTCCTAGgcaatgttttgctttttttgttgtttggggGGGTAGAGTTCGTATTCTTcaagacaagacaaacaaaatcgAGCTCCACAAAAGAGTCCACAAAACTGCGTGAAAGCTTCCGCACCGAGTCCACCAGTTTCCTCTTTATCGTTGTTTAAGACCTCAAAGGAGATGATTGTGAAACCGCAATCTACCGTTTAACCGTTGAATTAGCTCGTTAGCTAATGCCAAGGCTAACATGCAAGCACCTCGAGATTAGCTAACGTCGCCTCGCCGCAGTTTAACGGAAACAAGAGCTAACAGCTAACGGGGATGCTAACCGTTGCTATGCTAACAATGTTGTTCAACGTAGCTGTCGAATAATCTAACTAAATCCACCAGTTACGCAGACAGGGCGTAGAGTTTCCTCTTCCGTCCACGGTTATTTTCCATCATGCGAAGAAAAGTTGTGTTATCCGGgtgtatttttcacaatttaatttaatccatAAAATCCAGAATCGCAGGTCGAAGCTTCTTCTCTCCTCGCTGTTTCATCAAAATGGCGCTTGACGGAACCGGAAGTATCCAGGGTTCTTCCAAAGAGTACAAGAAGCAAGAGAATTACGTTCAATACAAAGAAGGGATTTTTTATTATGGGATTAAGTTTGTGCCACAAGCATAAATagcatcaaaaataaataaataaattgaatgttgaatacaaataaattgaaaGCGAACAATTTACCTTAAAGGAAAACTTACAACAAAACTTTTGTGGTCACTTTTTTCAGTTCCAGTTcagaatttttcagtttcaggtctgatcacagactgtatataaagatatatatagTCTATGGTTCTGACACAAAGGGCATGTTGGTACGTGTTACAGGGCTGCGTCCCCATTAATCAGTTAAGTTTGAAGGGGCAGGTCAATGGTAAGTTTGTACTACTTGTTGCACTTCTAGAccattgaaactgaaaaattctgACCTGAAACTGAAAAGTTTAACAGCgaaactgaaaaattaagcagcaaaaagagacaacaaaagagaaatcctgatcagtgaaagaaaagtggaaaatatTGTAATCAAATTTTTACTCTTGTATAGCTTTATCAAAACTATCTTTCACTTTCAGATTTTGTTCATACTTGTTTGGCATTGGAAACATATGTTTAATTGCCAAAGcaagtgtgaaataaaacaaaaaatgtacatactATAAGTAAAGAGCAACcagaataaagaaatgtgtaaacaaaatgtgtcaCATTGCAAGATTGTAGTCAAATATACAAATAAGAAATAAGTATATACATTCCTTTTATATCTTTCTTaagatctttgtgttgtgtgtgaatacattgagagccactaaacaGGAGTCAAATTACTTGTATgcgtaaacatacttggccaataaagatgattctgattttaAGTAACAAGTAAatataacttaaaataaaatagaaaaatgtagaaattgtagttcaaaaacaataaatacaaataagtgGGGACTGTATAAGcactgcaacattttttttgagaaatgtatttaaagatatCTACATTCAGTCTTGTTATAATGATTATTTACCTTATTTGTCTCCTGGTTCCTGACCTCTACCCAGGTCGCCAGTGCCCACATTTGCTATTCAAATGGTATGTgttgaaattaaaccaaaacttAAACCTTGAATGTGACCCTCCctatataaatactgtagaCAGGGTCACACATTTTGTTAGTTGTGAGAGCAGAAACTAGTGCCCAGGACTTGAGATTTTCCTGTCTGACCTGTCATTATAAGGTCATGTAATTATatttaacacatattttaaacCCAAATAACCTACTCATAACCCTTTAAATTTCTCTATAGTTACATCTATAgagtcacagaatctgatgggacATGAAGTAGATTTCCTTTGCTAACACTGATGTGCTGGGTATGAACTATCTTGACTTCCTGGTGTTCTTTGATTGTTCCAtgctgaaaaacagctttttatgTCTCATTACAACATTCAACAGTCAAACATTACTTTTATAGTCAACCTTTAATGTATTCAACAAAATAATGTACAGTCACTGGAACAGATAGTGTTCTGGGCTGATGCAGAGGTAGCGtggccgagcggtctaaggcgctggattAAGGCTCCAGTCTCTTCGggggcgtgggttcgaatcccaccgCTGCCAAGGTTTTGTCCTGAGGAGTATCTGAAATGATATCATCATAAATTAAAATCACATAATAGGGAAAATACGTCTGATTTACAAGTCATTCCGTCTTCCTGTGGGACTATAGAAACTGTGGAATAGGAAATAAGCTCCAGTCCTTCCAAAATGTTCAAAGTCTCCCTCCAGTAAGAAAAAATTGGATGTTTGAGCAGATTGATGTCGtctatgtgcagagtttgacactagaaggtggttttcacattaatttgctggaagtggaaagtttctctgtgcttgcCCGAATTTCTTTAGCTTACTTTGTgtgcctatgagcatgatttgtgacatcacaacaagtttggagccaatcatgatTCATTCACTGAGAactgacttttcagtgaagaaggagacataTTAtatccagcagttcaactttttaaattaacaatatatgcatattcatagattcttgaTTTTTAACAAgctaaatttaacttttttctgcagaaaaaaacatatcagacacaattgattattccaagcagattatttttaaatatcttaaaacatgacCAGAGGTGTTAAGTGGTTTGTACTGTTGACATGGCAACTATAGTATGTGTAATGGTGATGTCAGGTAATTTCTTGTGTGGTCACTGTGAGTGTATTCATGTTCacctgagggacagtgaatgacctagacacacacacgcacacgcataggatatactgtatatatatatatatatatatatatatatatatatatatatatatatatatgaatcctaatgttgtgttaatgttattttgtttcattgattcttgatgctttggcaatatCATTGTTGTGACATTCATGCCGATAAAgcaaaatttgatttaattttggTGACGCATCATGTTTCAGTCTGCCTGCTGTTCAGCAGCTGTAGGTCTGTCCTTCCATCATCTGTTCGTGCGTGTTCACACATGAAGGTCACAATATTTTTCAGCACACGGGGTCAGTTATTTTTGAGAAATTGTTTGTGcctttgtttatatatttgcatttgGCTTGGACATTTGCTTGTGAGCCCACTCATGCAAGGACACATTTGAAtattctctctcactttctcttatacacacacacacctgagatgTGTGCGCTGTGCAACACAAGagcaacaacacaacactgcaCCTTGAACCACACTTATCCCTCCgaaaagaacattttgtgaAATCCTATCATTTATAAGCTTTATTTGATGTAAACAGAGACTCAGTAACATAACCGTCAGGACAGAACCTTTGTTACACTtatgcatgctcacacacacgcttacgcaacacacacacacagacacgtaaAACACACGcagtgacagacagatagagagagttCTAATGCATTTAATGGGGTTTCGATTTTGAGCTTAGGTCCACAGAAAGGAGGACAAAAACAGGACATAGTTAGTTATGTCATTTCCCGGATgcctgtatttgtgtgtcttgtaTTTCTATACGataatttcttattttcattgacaactctccctttctgtctatctctgcatgtctgtctgtgtcacacacacattcctgttATTATACACACTCATCcgcacacacactacagatACACTGTAGATATAGCTACTTTAATAGCATAGCAGTACGACACACAAAGAGCACAAACATGTTAGATGTCAAAATTGTGTTCTTGTTTacttcatttcttcatcttaGAGCTTGTCAACAGTAAATCATAGATACAGGTTGCTTCAGTCTCCAAACACTTTCCCCTTTCTTCTCTGAGAAAAGGAAACAACTTCCTCTAATTAGATGTTGGAGTTGCTGTTATAaccgtctcctcctcctgttcctcGTCTCTCAGACCGGTGTGGTCCTTCTGTTGGCGGCACAGTTTCCAGGCAGtatctctgtgttgttgtgagctgctgcagtggttAAATCATCCACAGCCATGTCAATTTTACCGTCTTTCAGAGGCGAGGTCAACGTGTAGAGCATGAAGTCTGAGCCCATTGTCGGCACACCTGGCACGACCTTGGATTCAGCAGAGATGGACGGCTCTCGGTCTCGCATCAAGGATGCTCGAAAGGAGTGTGATGTCGAGTCCCCGGCACTGTGGTTACTCCTGTAACTGCATCGGCGGGAGCGGTTATGGTAGTAACGGTTTCGGTAGTAAGATGAGGTGCGGGAGATGGGCGGCTTAATGAGTGAAGGCCGGCCTTTAGTGCGCAGCTGCCGGTGCTTCTCTATGAACACGTGCACTGCCAGGACGCCAACCATCTCAGCCAGCACAAAGGACAGAGCTCCAAAATAAAAAGACCAGCCGTAGGAGTAGCTCTTCTTGTTGTCGCTCTGGCTGGGGTCACCTGAGTTGGCTGATATGTACACGATGATGCCAATGATGTTACTGAGACCTGAAGAGGTGAGGGCGATAGAGAGAATCAGGTGTGATGATACACAGTGTAGGAAACGCACATAATCAGTGAAAAATCAGTGTGTGGAGGTTTTGTTTCTGACCTGCAGAGACGAAGAGTATACCCGCGCTGAGGATGACGTTGTAGCGCGACTTGTAGAACTCGCTGGCAGCGACGCACACACCTCCGAGAAATAATAAACCCACACTGAGGATGGGGAAGAGGCTGGAGGCTCGCACTGCtcctgagaggagaggagaggaggagagaagaggagaggagaggagaggagaggagaatcagttatatattacatttgaaTTCCTGTGACTTGTATTTCTGTTGTTAAGTCTCACAGTCACATGTGTTACTCACGTAGTAAATACTCTGCAGCGTCCTGCTCGTAGTCTGCATCTTCAGGAAAGTGATCGATGTCTTTGCAAACGCCCCGAAATGTTCCTGCAGGGAAACAAAGAAGTTCATCACGACGTTCCTCCtcgtctctctgctctgtgtgtcatTTCATTACATGACATATTTACTGCACAATTATTAGAACCAACATCCTCTTTGACCCAGTACACTTTGCATACTCTCTCTAACAATGACTTGCATAATGCTTAATGTGATTCCGACCATTTGATGGGctgttttgtattgattttcagttcaattcagttcCAAGCCTAACTGAGAATATTTTGTATGTCTGCCAAGAGGAGGTGGGGAGTTGTTTATCTAAACTTGGATCTCTTCTGCAGAGTTGCCACCGGAAGTATGTTCTTTCATGTCTCCTGGAAAATATGTTTGTAAATTACTaacatttattgattatgttgataaaaaaaattaaattcaggTGGTTTTGCATTTCTCTCGAAATGTATTTGCTGTCGTAAATGAGTATTATGTATAATTTCTAGGAAACAGGGTTGCTTCTTTCACTTCCTGTTAGGGCTGCGAATAACTGTCTAATCTGTcgatcattttctcaattaatcgattagttgtttgctcttataaaatgtcagaaaatggtgaaaaatatcaataactgtttccaaaagcccaaggtgatgtcctcaaatgtctagttttgtcccgaccaacagtccacaacccaaagatattcagtttactgtcaaaaaagactaaagaaaccagaaaatattcacatttgagaagctggaatcagagaatttggacattttcttctcaaaaaATGACTGACTGTGATTAACCAACTATCAAAATAgctggtgattaatttaatagttggcaactaattgcttaatcaactaattgttacAGCTCTACTTCCTGTGTACATTCTGGACACGTAAAAGTAGCACTGACGTATTGTCAAGTTTGATAATGGTTGATTTAAGTTATGCATATTCttctattttaataataatgtttaaaaaagtgtATCATTGGCTacattgtgtgttttctctgaacATAACAGATTAACAGGAGTGAAGGAGCTAATTGCAGATGGGGTCATTTTTGCctgtacatataatatatttagCTTATTTCTTGTTTACATGGATGTTTGCCTGATAAAAACCCTGCAGGTTGAAAAATTGCAATAAATATGTGGGAGCTTGCAAATTTCCTGGTTAATTTAGTTAAGTTAATACTAATTTTGACATTTCCTTCATTTAAATGTTGGTTCACTGAACTCAAATTAAGATTAAatactgtttgtctttttctgcaAAACCTGGACAATAAACCAGATTcactacacaacacacaacaacagttGCATGCTAGCAACAATCCAGCATGTCCAAATTGCTGAAGACAAAACATCATAGTCGTCACATAGTAGTTCAGTAGACACCCAGCATGTTCAAGGGTCTGGATATAATGTATGTTGGCTTCAAAAAGTCCAGTTCTGCCAtaaaaatggcattttaaacattttaaacttagCAAGCGTCACCAGCTCTTCACATATCACATTCAAAGCACAGAGGAACCTCAAATTAGCTTTAATGAAGCCTTTGTTTGGTCTTCACGTCATCTATTGACATGAAGAGTGCACATACATTGCACATTAGCCTACATGTTCTCACTTTTCTGTAGCTCctgtccttttctttctgtgtaGACGTATCACTGACTGGTTACCGTAAGACCTACAATGATATTCTACATACAGTAAGTAAATGTGACAATGTCACCGGGGTCAAACAGACATGAGTTAACTCACAGATGTTCTGTAGGAGAGGAAACATCCTCTGGCACTATATGTTGGCGAGAATCCAAACCATCGCAAACACTAACTGGTCCCAACAACCATAAAACTTCCAAACAGACAAACCCTTCAAGACgtatttgaatttgaacaaaTTAGTTGTTTTTGTGAACAATTGAAATCAGCTGCACTTACGTTTCCTGCTCTTACTAACCTTTGGTGCCTTTCaacatttgcacacacagaGGATATATATTGATAAATGTGTCCCTATGTGCTGCACTGATTGACCGGTATTGATGATGTGACTCGGTCACCATGGTtaccaaaacaaaactcatTCAGTGGTTAAAACTCGGCCGCAGTGAACAGGTCAGAGAGAAAATTCACCactgagaaaacatttatttcaaatgatagaaaacaaagagagacGAGGTTTTCCATCAGTTCACACCTTTATACTCTATAGAATTATTTTTCTTGCAGCATGTGTGACTGTCAGCTCTGCATTTCTTTAAGCTCTTATACAAAATCTGGTTGTAGTTTGACATGAATGAAACTACGGCTCTGTGCCCAAACTCTGCACTAGGCTACACTAACTGTAATAAATGCAAACAACCAATCAACAAATATAATCCTAAAGAAATCTACTCCGCCCGCCTCATCttattataatttattgcacataatgtacAGACGTTCTGCAGCCGTCTGTGTCTGatacaaagacagacagacacacaagatTGTTGAGGCATTGATGTCCTCTGCATGCTTTGTTACCTCTCCATTAAACCATTTTGGAGCTTAGTGATAGTGGGGCAGCAGAGGGAGGGGGTTTGGGAGGaaggacgtgtgtgtgtgtgtgtgtgtgtgtgtgtgtgagggagaaaagagagaagctgaatattataattataatatgaGGAAAGCAAACAGAGGATATAGGATAAGAGAATGAGAGATGctatttaaaaagtataaataattGACGAGTGTCATTTTCATCCATCACCAGATTTAACCCTTTAAGCTTCACGTGATCTGCTGCAGGAACGCACATTTTCTATAACaactaaagcagaaataaaaaataaaaaagaagtaacttcaatgtgtttttaaatgagccTTTTTGGTTCAGCAGGCTGGTTAATTAAAGCTGGTTTAGGTCTATTTTACCTCTATCATCAGTATCAGATCAGCTGCCACATTTAAAGAAGCTTTTACAGATTTTCCTGTAGAGACATAAGAAGCATTTCTATAACCCCAAAGATTTGAtgtagttttcttttcttctcttttcctgaTATCGCTGCATTATTTTGTGGTACAGTATTTATATGAAGACTTGAAGCACTTTCTAACTTTAAGAAAGTTACTGTAGAAATAAACCAGAAATCACAGTAAAACgtttctttttaactttgttttatcTCTTTACTTGACAGCTCAGTTTATAGAACATCGTGTCAAAACTGTTTGGGTGCTAAAAATAAAGTTTGCCAATACTCTCATTTAGTCTAGTCAATTCCACAAGATCATGAACTTGGTTGTAATGATTAGCCGCAGAGGCAATGTTCTCTAATGATATCCTAGCCTATTTCCTATCTGTAGCATTTATAAGTCAATACAATGACATGGTGCTTTATAGTACATTTTTACTTCAGTGAAAGTAAAAGGCCTGATAAGAATGatattaatatcattaatatAGAATAATATCATTGCtataatttacagtttttctgttgAGTGAGTTTTGGTTGCAAATCCTAATAATCCGTGAAAGAGTGAAGATGTAAAGTGAGTTTTGCCATCACAGACAGGGGCACAGTTCATATGTTTACCCTCAGTGCAGCAGGTCCTCCACAGACCTGAGTGCGTCAGGACCTCCTCGTTCTTGCGGACGGTCTCGTTGTCGTTCTGGCTCTTGGAGCGGCACATCCCGCGGGAGTACAGCCAGTAGTCCGTTCCCACGGCGATGGTCATGAGGCTGAAGGCGCAGAAAGCCCCCGCCGTGGTCAGCAGCATCATCACACCCCGGTTACACAGCCTCATGTcggcctcctcctcttcttcctcctcctcctcctcctcctccagttgACAGAGACCAGCAGGGTTTAGAAACTCTTAAAAACTTTCCCCCGGTGTCTTATCTTTGTGTGGATCCAGCCGGCTGAATTAAAATCAACTTCTGTGCACATCTTCCGCAACCTGCGCTAAACTCGCATCGTTGGACAACTGTGGAGGTTTTTTCCTCTAAACCAAACATTCACAGGACTTTGTTCACAAAGTTGAGGTGTTTCCATGTCAAGGGCGCAGAAGAGGATCACGGGATGTTTCTGATTTGATTTCAGTTGTGCAATAATAGtagaaacagagcagaaagaGCAGCTGAGTGGAGAAAAAGTGGATAAATCTAGAGCcgagataaaaagaaaaaaacagcaacaccaGCGCCTCTCTGACACGATCTAGTTTGATGTAGCTCAACTCTGCGTGGCACTCACTGCAGTATGACCCCGCctccctttgtgtgtgtgagtgtgtgagtgtgtgtgtaaatgagtgTGTGACACCTGCTGCCTTCATCTGCATCAGTCCAGCGGTGCAGCCagttcagcaccatggacagcagcTCGTTGGTTCCAGTGATTCATGTTCTTTAATGTAACCCAGTataaccagtggtggaagtTTTATAAAACTTCACACACTGGAGAAACACTTCAACTAAGTTTAAGTCCTGAAGCCAGAATTTTAAATACCTTTGACCCCTTGCACTTACAGCTTTACCTAATAAGTCCTATTTATCTAGTAGtctatttatttctctgtattcaTCTTTTTAGTGTCATTTAGAACATGTTTCTAACTTTCTAATTtgcatgttaatgttttatgctgctttttatattttctaaatgcattatgtaaagcactttgaaatgCCTTTGTGTATGAGAGGCACTCTGCAAAtgaacttgccttgccttattcaaagatcccctccagacatgttttatgacatctaaaaataatctgctttgtataataatttatgtctgaTATGGCTTTTCAACAAACTGTTCAATTGCCTTGTTAGATTAATCCTAAAAAAtgacatcttcttcttctcccttattgaaaaattcagaatctatgaatatgtgaatattgttcatttcagaagtttaacctTTATATTCTCAagtaatcaataaattgtttaatgtacaaaatgtcaaatggGATGTGATGGGCtttatcacatttttctgacattttatagacttaacAATTTATTGAGGAAATAATAAGCACATTAAtgtctatctataatctataattaatttataactgttagttgcagccctaatgttTCTCTAGTTTTTTGCTCCTCCATGTATGTAAATGAAGTGTACAAAATAAGCCAGAAATGTTAATTTCCAAAGAGCGTTTTGGCAGATATCACAGCTGTTTACTCATTACACGTCCTTCATATTAATATCCTCATCAGGATTCCATCCAACAGTAAATGGGACAGGAGCTGTCCAAGAGACTCGCAGGCCCCCTCAtatcaatgaataaaaaataaatgagaataTGAATATTTACAGATTTGAATATAAAGTGGGAGAGCATGTGTGTGGAAAAGCCAAAGCAATCAATgcacaaaccaaaaaaatatgGTGCCTCgtcataaaataattttaaatacatttttcacatcttatgttgcagtaaaatatccgGTTTGCATAGTGTTATTGAAAATATACAGCAGCTCACTTGTGTTTACAGTGCAGTATTTGACACtcaattttatattatatatattttatatttaaattagatattttgtacttttggaTACTGGCATATAATAGAAATGACAAACATTGCCACCTTGAAGCTGCCAGATACAACCACAGTCTCCTCTGGAGCAGTTAGGGATTGAGGGACTTGCTCAAGGGCATCTCAGCAAGCACAGCTCTTTCACTTTGTCCTCCCAGATTTATGCTTTCAGTCCATGAATCAACCAAATCAGCTGGCACAGACTGACACTATCAGGCAGGGACCTTTTCACCATCCTGAGTCCGAGGCAAAATGTCATCATCAGTAAACAAATTTGCTTTTGAAACAGTGTCTTCATAAAGTCGTGATTAAAGTCTATTTTGAAAGAATGAGTCATCACTGAATCACTTTTTGTAGCTGTTGCT
Coding sequences within:
- the cacng3a gene encoding voltage-dependent calcium channel gamma-3 subunit; protein product: MRLCNRGVMMLLTTAGAFCAFSLMTIAVGTDYWLYSRGMCRSKSQNDNETVRKNEEVLTHSGLWRTCCTEGTFRGVCKDIDHFPEDADYEQDAAEYLLRAVRASSLFPILSVGLLFLGGVCVAASEFYKSRYNVILSAGILFVSAGLSNIIGIIVYISANSGDPSQSDNKKSYSYGWSFYFGALSFVLAEMVGVLAVHVFIEKHRQLRTKGRPSLIKPPISRTSSYYRNRYYHNRSRRCSYRSNHSAGDSTSHSFRASLMRDREPSISAESKVVPGVPTMGSDFMLYTLTSPLKDGKIDMAVDDLTTAAAHNNTEILPGNCAANRRTTPV